In Gimesia benthica, a single window of DNA contains:
- a CDS encoding sugar phosphate isomerase/epimerase family protein: protein MARPVTLFTGQWADLPIEEMCKKAQEFGYDGLELACWGDHFEVDKALSDDTYCNRKRELLEKYDLQLFSISNHLVGQAVLDNIDQRHQAILPEYVWGDGDPAGVNERAIEEMKNTARAAQKLGVSVVNGFTGSSIWHLLYDFPPTPREMIDAGYQLLADRWNPILDVFQECGIKFALEVHPTEIAFDIYSAEAALKALDNREEFGFNFDPSHLIWQGVDPVEFIRYFPDRIYHAHMKDASVTLNGRTGILTSHLPFGDQRRGWDFRSVGRGGVRFEEIIRALNDIGYAGPLSIEWEDMGMNREMGAREACQFTKNVDFAPSDIAFDGAFGD from the coding sequence ATGGCACGCCCTGTAACGCTATTCACCGGACAATGGGCCGACCTCCCGATTGAAGAAATGTGCAAAAAAGCCCAGGAATTCGGCTATGACGGCCTGGAACTGGCCTGCTGGGGAGACCATTTCGAAGTCGACAAAGCGCTCTCCGACGACACATACTGCAACCGCAAACGGGAACTGCTCGAGAAATACGACCTGCAGCTCTTCTCCATCTCCAACCACCTCGTCGGACAGGCCGTCCTCGATAACATCGATCAAAGGCACCAGGCCATCCTCCCCGAATACGTCTGGGGCGACGGCGATCCCGCCGGCGTCAACGAACGGGCCATCGAGGAAATGAAGAACACCGCCCGCGCCGCTCAGAAGCTCGGCGTCAGCGTGGTCAACGGCTTCACCGGATCCAGCATCTGGCATCTGCTCTACGACTTCCCGCCCACACCACGCGAAATGATCGACGCCGGTTACCAGCTCCTCGCGGACCGCTGGAACCCGATCCTCGACGTCTTCCAGGAATGCGGCATCAAGTTCGCCCTCGAAGTCCATCCCACGGAAATCGCCTTCGACATCTACTCCGCTGAAGCCGCCCTCAAGGCCCTCGACAACCGTGAAGAGTTCGGCTTCAACTTCGACCCCAGCCACCTCATCTGGCAGGGCGTCGATCCGGTTGAGTTCATCCGCTACTTCCCCGATCGCATCTATCATGCTCACATGAAAGACGCCTCGGTCACCCTCAACGGTCGCACCGGCATCCTGACCAGTCACCTCCCGTTCGGCGATCAGCGTCGCGGCTGGGACTTCCGCAGCGTCGGCCGCGGTGGCGTCCGCTTCGAAGAAATCATCCGCGCCCTCAACGACATCGGTTACGCCGGCCCCCTCTCCATCGAATGGGAAGACATGGGCATGAACCGCGAAATGGGTGCCCGCGAAGCCTGCCAGTTCACCAAGAACGTCGACTTCGCCCCCTCCGACATCGCCTTCGACGGCGCCTTCGGAGACTGA
- the purE gene encoding 5-(carboxyamino)imidazole ribonucleotide mutase, producing MSEQSPPLVGVIMGSQSDWDTMKEGAALLEQFGVAHECRVVSAHRTPDWMNEYAKTAEERGIEVIIAGAGGAAHLPGMVAAQTVLPVLGVPVKSRALQGLDSLLSIVQMPGGVPVGTLAIGESGAKNAALLAIRILGNSRPELREKMKEFCQNQTDSVLDNSEL from the coding sequence ATGTCAGAACAGAGTCCCCCGCTGGTGGGCGTGATCATGGGCAGTCAATCCGACTGGGATACGATGAAGGAAGGGGCCGCGCTGCTGGAGCAGTTCGGCGTGGCGCATGAGTGCCGCGTGGTCTCGGCTCATCGGACGCCTGACTGGATGAACGAATACGCCAAGACCGCGGAGGAACGGGGGATCGAAGTGATCATCGCGGGTGCCGGCGGTGCAGCGCATCTGCCGGGGATGGTTGCGGCGCAGACAGTTCTGCCCGTACTGGGCGTGCCGGTGAAGAGCCGGGCCCTGCAGGGGCTGGATTCACTGCTGTCGATTGTCCAGATGCCGGGAGGCGTGCCGGTGGGGACGCTGGCGATTGGAGAATCGGGGGCGAAGAACGCGGCGCTTTTGGCGATACGGATCCTGGGTAACTCGCGGCCCGAGCTGCGGGAGAAGATGAAGGAATTCTGTCAGAATCAGACCGACAGCGTACTGGATAATTCAGAACTATGA
- a CDS encoding 5-(carboxyamino)imidazole ribonucleotide synthase — protein MSELIPPGATLGMLGSGQLGRMFAIEARRLGYNVHVFSPERLTPTGQVADKEVVAEYDDLDAVAEFAKNVDVISFEFENVLSVTTDAASQYAPVRPGAHVLHVAQNRIREKSDLRDAGIPVTPFKVVKSVEELKAAIDELGCPAVLKSATSGYDGKGQVKIDAPEEAESAWQEVGADETILEAFIDYTCELSVVGVRGLDGEFAWYGPMKNDHANHILDISVFPSGQSEKVNQEAVEITRAVFERLDVVGVLCVEFFLTADERLMINEIAPRPHNSGHLTIDGHVSCQFEQQVRAICGLPLGSTKSLGPAAMANLLGDHWEPGPPDWNALQQFPDVKVHLYGKRESRIGRKMGHLTVLGETPEAAVERVKQARAAIFHG, from the coding sequence ATGAGTGAGCTGATTCCCCCCGGAGCGACCCTGGGCATGCTGGGCAGCGGCCAGTTGGGCCGGATGTTCGCCATCGAAGCCCGCCGACTGGGTTATAACGTGCACGTCTTTTCGCCCGAGCGCCTGACGCCGACCGGCCAGGTAGCTGATAAGGAAGTGGTCGCCGAATATGACGATCTGGACGCGGTCGCGGAGTTCGCGAAGAACGTGGATGTGATCTCGTTTGAATTCGAGAACGTGCTGTCGGTGACGACCGATGCCGCTTCGCAATATGCGCCGGTGCGTCCTGGCGCGCATGTACTGCATGTGGCCCAGAACCGAATCCGGGAGAAGTCGGACCTGCGGGACGCGGGGATTCCGGTAACGCCGTTCAAGGTGGTGAAGTCGGTGGAGGAACTGAAAGCCGCGATTGACGAACTGGGATGTCCGGCGGTGCTGAAATCGGCGACGTCGGGTTACGACGGTAAGGGGCAGGTCAAGATCGACGCGCCCGAGGAAGCAGAGTCGGCGTGGCAGGAAGTTGGTGCGGACGAAACGATCCTGGAAGCGTTCATCGATTACACGTGCGAGCTGTCGGTGGTAGGCGTGCGGGGACTGGACGGCGAGTTCGCCTGGTATGGTCCGATGAAGAACGATCACGCGAACCACATTCTGGATATCTCGGTGTTTCCGTCCGGACAGAGTGAGAAGGTGAATCAAGAGGCTGTGGAGATCACGCGGGCCGTGTTTGAGCGGCTGGATGTGGTGGGCGTGCTGTGCGTCGAGTTCTTTCTGACCGCAGACGAGCGGCTGATGATCAACGAGATTGCCCCGCGGCCGCATAACTCGGGGCACTTGACGATTGACGGGCACGTGTCGTGTCAGTTCGAGCAGCAGGTGCGGGCGATCTGCGGATTGCCGCTGGGTTCGACAAAGTCGCTGGGACCGGCGGCGATGGCGAACCTGCTGGGCGACCACTGGGAGCCGGGTCCGCCCGACTGGAATGCGCTGCAGCAGTTCCCCGATGTGAAAGTGCATCTGTACGGCAAACGGGAATCGCGAATTGGTCGCAAGATGGGACACCTGACGGTGCTGGGTGAGACGCCCGAGGCAGCCGTCGAACGGGTGAAGCAGGCACGGGCCGCGATCTTTCATGGTTGA
- a CDS encoding 7-carboxy-7-deazaguanine synthase QueE — protein sequence MLISEIFHSPQGEGKWIGVPSIFIRTSGCNLRCWFCDTPYTSWNPEGEKMSVDQILEHIKQYDCEHVVVTGGEPMLSHEIESLTQRLHADGKIITIETAGTILSDVHADLMSISPKLSNSTPVDNPEWAHRHDARRDQPTVIHELIKRHPYQIKFVVDHREDLSEIEDYLKRYPEINRENVYLMPQGTTAEMLAERMPWIEEIAKQLGCQVTRRMHIELWGNVRGK from the coding sequence TTGCTGATCTCGGAAATCTTTCACTCACCCCAGGGCGAAGGGAAATGGATCGGGGTTCCCTCGATTTTCATTCGGACCAGTGGCTGCAATCTACGCTGCTGGTTCTGCGATACCCCGTACACCTCCTGGAATCCCGAGGGCGAAAAAATGTCCGTCGATCAGATTCTGGAACACATCAAGCAGTACGACTGCGAACACGTCGTCGTTACCGGCGGCGAACCGATGCTGAGCCACGAAATCGAATCGCTCACCCAAAGGCTCCACGCGGACGGCAAGATCATCACCATCGAAACCGCAGGCACCATCCTCAGCGATGTCCACGCCGACCTGATGTCGATCAGCCCCAAGCTCTCGAACTCAACACCCGTCGACAATCCCGAGTGGGCTCACCGTCACGACGCCCGCCGCGATCAGCCCACCGTCATCCACGAACTGATCAAACGCCATCCCTATCAGATCAAGTTCGTCGTCGATCATCGGGAAGACCTCAGCGAGATCGAGGATTATCTAAAGCGGTACCCAGAGATCAACCGCGAAAATGTTTACCTGATGCCCCAGGGCACCACCGCCGAGATGCTCGCCGAACGCATGCCTTGGATCGAAGAAATCGCGAAACAGCTCGGCTGTCAGGTCACCCGCCGGATGCACATCGAACTCTGGGGCAACGTCCGCGGGAAATAA
- the rph gene encoding ribonuclease PH: MRHDSRQTDQLRPIKVERRYTKATPGSILISAGDTVVLCTASLDNSVPPWKKNDENPSGWVTAEYNMLPGSTSPRKQRRADGRSSEIQRLIGRSLRAVIDFEALGPRTITVDCDVLQADGGTRTLSITGGFLALLDTVLAIPETCELAEGEVFDPKKVFTNSVAAVSVGVVEGEPVLDLDYVEDSTAGVDMNVVMTGGGDFVEVQGTAEGLVFNRGMLDAQLELATLGIEQLTAIQRECIGGDWPL, encoded by the coding sequence ATGCGCCACGATTCTCGCCAGACCGATCAACTCCGTCCCATCAAAGTCGAACGCCGGTATACGAAAGCGACCCCCGGCAGCATTCTGATCTCTGCGGGAGACACTGTCGTGCTCTGTACAGCGAGCCTGGATAACAGTGTGCCACCGTGGAAGAAGAACGACGAGAACCCGAGCGGCTGGGTGACCGCGGAATACAACATGCTGCCGGGCAGTACGTCACCGCGCAAACAGCGGCGGGCGGACGGACGCTCGAGCGAGATTCAGCGACTGATCGGTCGGAGCCTGCGGGCCGTGATCGACTTTGAAGCACTGGGGCCGCGAACGATTACCGTGGACTGCGATGTGCTGCAGGCGGACGGGGGAACGCGAACGCTGAGTATCACGGGCGGTTTCCTGGCGCTGCTGGATACGGTGCTGGCGATTCCGGAAACGTGCGAACTGGCCGAGGGGGAAGTCTTTGATCCGAAGAAGGTATTCACCAACAGCGTGGCCGCGGTGAGCGTGGGCGTGGTGGAGGGCGAGCCGGTACTCGACCTGGATTACGTGGAAGACAGCACCGCGGGCGTGGATATGAACGTGGTGATGACGGGCGGCGGCGACTTCGTGGAAGTTCAGGGAACAGCGGAAGGCCTGGTCTTCAATCGAGGAATGCTGGACGCACAGCTGGAACTGGCGACGCTGGGAATTGAGCAACTGACGGCGATTCAGCGGGAGTGCATTGGAGGGGACTGGCCTCTGTAG
- a CDS encoding YwqG family protein: MNQLRDKILRGIKRYKVSELQDQILDGLLPAVDLVPGKPVKRKLPAGRSKFGGEPDLHDPEDWPYEPAGRPLHFLAQIRLSDLPAKHIPRSILPAKGWLWFWYDSLGMWEEHYSLRTDWMTHGFQVTFSPSERKPVQRCSFPNFSERKIPKAITRKKYYKPAAEIYRPAPEASLRFKPMYSLNSRALDTLYKAEDETEERENQITGFIYHFFETNHQLLGDYDDRFDGDCRESCHLAMKAKSKGESVHHFRQDPGKPVTNRQKKDWRLLLDLGSDNQFNWCWSDFGSLSFWIREQDLAKQDFSKVHGMMCSG; the protein is encoded by the coding sequence ATGAATCAGCTTCGCGACAAGATCCTTCGTGGCATTAAACGGTACAAAGTCAGTGAGTTGCAGGATCAGATACTGGACGGTTTGTTGCCAGCCGTCGATCTGGTACCGGGTAAACCAGTGAAACGCAAGCTGCCTGCTGGTCGTTCCAAGTTTGGTGGCGAGCCTGACCTGCATGATCCTGAAGACTGGCCCTACGAACCTGCAGGACGACCGTTACACTTCCTGGCTCAAATCCGCTTGAGTGACCTGCCGGCAAAACATATTCCCCGTTCGATCCTGCCGGCGAAAGGCTGGCTTTGGTTCTGGTATGACAGCCTGGGAATGTGGGAAGAACATTATTCGCTGCGGACTGACTGGATGACACACGGTTTTCAAGTGACTTTTTCGCCCTCTGAACGAAAGCCGGTGCAACGCTGTTCATTTCCGAATTTTTCAGAGCGGAAAATTCCGAAAGCAATCACCCGGAAGAAATATTACAAACCGGCTGCGGAAATTTATCGGCCTGCCCCTGAAGCATCACTCCGTTTCAAGCCCATGTATTCTTTAAACAGCCGGGCTCTGGATACGCTCTATAAAGCAGAAGATGAAACAGAAGAGCGTGAGAATCAGATTACCGGGTTTATCTATCATTTTTTTGAGACCAATCACCAGTTGCTTGGAGACTATGACGACCGTTTTGATGGAGACTGTCGTGAAAGTTGTCATCTGGCTATGAAAGCAAAATCCAAAGGAGAAAGCGTACATCATTTCCGTCAAGATCCTGGAAAACCAGTCACCAACAGACAAAAAAAAGACTGGCGGTTATTACTGGATTTAGGTAGTGACAATCAATTCAACTGGTGCTGGAGTGATTTTGGTAGTTTATCATTCTGGATCCGAGAGCAGGATTTAGCTAAGCAGGATTTCTCCAAGGTGCATGGCATGATGTGTTCCGGTTGA
- a CDS encoding leucine-rich repeat domain-containing protein: MGKYFQIKPERITPLHYVRWGCILIFLLLLFHGIKSSFQRKVRDEFLLRLKYTTHAELTFQRKPLIPVSVKGSNELPDWLHYQELKEVRFKFIYNSTSSDTLRGIDAFPSLTHLDLSFSRFSGDALVYLSDLTQLDQLTLYDTNIEDAELAYLKNMRNLRILNLHDNLITDKGLVHLKRLTNLERLILSETEISDTGLIHLSELKNLRNLSLAKTAITGKGLVHLKGLKNLTILSLNDTSVTDAALSHLNGLSQLQVLYLDGTNVTENEHYIWRIALELRAKKNEGKEILVKPRFSSPLPELSY, translated from the coding sequence ATGGGCAAGTATTTTCAAATAAAGCCTGAAAGAATCACTCCCTTACATTATGTGCGATGGGGATGCATTCTCATATTTCTTCTGTTGTTGTTTCATGGGATCAAAAGTTCGTTTCAAAGGAAAGTCAGAGACGAGTTTCTTCTACGGCTAAAGTATACAACTCATGCAGAACTGACCTTTCAACGAAAACCACTGATTCCAGTGTCTGTCAAAGGATCTAATGAGCTTCCAGACTGGCTTCACTACCAAGAACTCAAAGAGGTTCGATTCAAATTTATATATAATTCAACATCTAGTGATACACTGCGAGGGATTGATGCTTTTCCCAGCCTGACTCATCTGGATCTTTCTTTCAGCCGCTTCTCGGGTGATGCGCTCGTCTACCTGTCAGATCTTACTCAATTGGATCAGTTAACGCTTTACGATACGAACATAGAAGACGCTGAACTGGCTTATCTGAAAAATATGAGGAATCTCCGGATCTTGAATCTGCATGACAACCTGATTACAGATAAAGGGCTGGTTCATTTAAAAAGATTGACGAATCTGGAGCGTCTCATTCTCAGCGAAACGGAAATTTCTGATACAGGTCTCATCCATCTGTCGGAACTCAAAAATTTACGTAATCTCTCTCTCGCAAAAACTGCGATTACCGGCAAGGGGTTGGTACATTTAAAGGGCTTGAAAAACCTAACCATTCTCAGTCTGAATGATACCAGCGTAACAGATGCTGCCCTTTCTCATCTGAATGGGCTCAGTCAATTGCAGGTACTGTATCTCGATGGCACGAATGTTACAGAAAACGAGCATTACATCTGGCGAATCGCTTTAGAACTGAGAGCGAAGAAAAATGAGGGTAAAGAGATACTGGTTAAACCTCGTTTTTCTTCGCCTCTGCCAGAACTTTCCTATTAG
- a CDS encoding DinB family protein — protein sequence MTTELKINPLPAATPEIGRWLWALAEVRQRTLRLVGDIDQRLLDWRGSDGAENSVGSLLYHIALVEMSWLYLDLLQQEFPPEVNDLFSFPMADDAGKVSHVPGVTLQEHLHRLTTTREIALSRFQQMTPDEWHRLRPPVNDQPYETTPEWAVFHLIEHEAGHAFQISSHKARWQRLVSN from the coding sequence ATGACCACCGAACTGAAAATCAACCCGCTCCCCGCCGCAACCCCTGAAATCGGTCGCTGGCTCTGGGCTCTCGCTGAAGTCCGCCAGCGGACACTTCGTCTGGTCGGCGACATCGATCAACGGCTGCTCGACTGGCGCGGCTCCGACGGTGCTGAGAACTCCGTCGGCTCCCTGTTGTATCACATCGCCCTCGTCGAAATGTCCTGGCTCTATCTTGACCTTCTGCAGCAGGAGTTTCCGCCTGAAGTCAACGATCTGTTCTCCTTTCCGATGGCGGACGACGCCGGCAAAGTCAGTCACGTTCCCGGCGTCACTCTGCAAGAACACCTGCACCGGCTCACGACCACACGCGAAATCGCACTCTCCCGATTCCAGCAGATGACCCCCGACGAATGGCACCGGCTCCGACCTCCCGTTAATGACCAGCCCTACGAAACCACTCCCGAATGGGCCGTCTTCCACCTCATCGAACACGAAGCCGGCCACGCCTTCCAGATCTCCTCCCACAAAGCCCGCTGGCAGCGACTGGTTAGTAATTAA
- a CDS encoding ATP-grasp domain-containing protein, with protein MRAYVQQGQKGDPNYLNLERIAYTFWERGYEVTRFDAPSLFDGALDRGLLSFPDETIVAGGVGTVRSAIKRAQRQLPDLQDLPDCLKEWIGRDFWISTLEEVRQPFEKEEETRALHVKPLWEHKRFTGKVFKEFKDLIPSAAVNGETEVLVQEVVEFVSEWRAYIFRGAIRTVANYQGDPLTFPDRTRMQSALDAFESCPIACSMDWGITSTGETLLVEVNDCYALGNYGADMYLYTAMIEARWREIMGLEDNGIGINL; from the coding sequence ATGCGGGCGTATGTGCAACAGGGACAAAAGGGGGATCCGAATTATCTGAATCTGGAGCGAATCGCGTATACGTTCTGGGAGCGGGGTTACGAAGTCACCCGGTTTGATGCGCCCTCATTATTTGATGGCGCCCTGGATCGAGGGCTGCTGTCTTTTCCCGATGAAACCATCGTTGCGGGTGGCGTGGGAACGGTGCGTTCTGCGATCAAGCGGGCCCAGCGCCAGTTACCGGACCTGCAGGATCTGCCGGACTGTCTGAAAGAGTGGATCGGTCGCGATTTCTGGATTTCGACACTGGAAGAAGTGCGCCAACCATTCGAGAAGGAAGAGGAAACCCGGGCACTGCACGTGAAACCGCTGTGGGAACATAAACGATTTACGGGAAAGGTTTTCAAGGAGTTCAAAGATCTGATCCCCTCTGCAGCGGTTAATGGTGAAACAGAAGTCCTGGTGCAGGAAGTGGTGGAATTCGTTTCGGAATGGCGCGCGTACATTTTTCGCGGTGCAATCAGAACGGTTGCAAACTACCAGGGTGATCCGCTGACTTTCCCCGACAGAACGCGGATGCAGTCTGCGCTGGATGCGTTCGAGAGCTGCCCCATCGCCTGTAGCATGGACTGGGGAATCACTTCGACCGGTGAAACGTTGCTGGTGGAAGTGAATGACTGTTATGCGCTGGGTAACTACGGAGCCGACATGTATCTTTATACGGCGATGATTGAAGCCCGCTGGCGGGAAATCATGGGTCTGGAAGATAACGGAATCGGGATCAATCTCTGA
- a CDS encoding zinc-binding alcohol dehydrogenase family protein, whose protein sequence is MKAVGLTRYLPIEDPASLMDVELDQPKPGGRDLLVAVKAIAVNPVDTKVRAPKEGEEPAPKVLGWDAAGVVEAVGPEVELFQPGDEVFYAGDITRPGCNAEYQLIDERIVGTKPKSLDFSQAAAIPLTAITAYESFFDRLGIDVEGGNAGETILITGGAGGVGSIGIQLAKLAGLTVITTASRPESIEWVQKLGADHVINHFEPLRPQVETLGLKQIDHIALFNNTDQHWDQAVDLLRPQGKIVLLVDNKQPLDQSLMKRKSATMVWEFMYTRSMFQTPDMIEQHHLLSRVSQWLDAGKLQCTANEFRSPINAENLRWAHQTLEAGHTIGKIVLSGWE, encoded by the coding sequence ATGAAAGCCGTTGGTTTGACCCGTTATCTGCCGATTGAGGATCCCGCATCACTAATGGATGTCGAACTGGATCAACCGAAGCCGGGTGGACGGGACCTACTGGTTGCGGTGAAAGCGATTGCCGTCAATCCGGTGGATACGAAAGTCCGGGCTCCCAAAGAGGGGGAGGAACCTGCTCCCAAAGTGCTCGGCTGGGATGCGGCGGGAGTCGTCGAAGCGGTCGGACCGGAGGTGGAACTGTTCCAGCCGGGTGATGAAGTGTTTTATGCAGGTGACATTACCCGCCCGGGATGCAACGCCGAGTACCAGTTGATCGACGAGCGGATTGTGGGTACGAAGCCGAAATCGCTGGATTTCTCGCAAGCAGCCGCCATTCCCCTCACAGCGATCACCGCGTATGAATCGTTCTTCGATCGACTAGGGATCGACGTCGAAGGGGGGAATGCGGGTGAGACGATTCTGATTACCGGCGGTGCCGGCGGCGTCGGTTCGATCGGCATCCAACTCGCGAAGCTGGCAGGACTGACGGTGATCACCACCGCATCGCGGCCGGAGTCGATCGAGTGGGTTCAGAAACTCGGGGCCGACCATGTCATCAATCATTTTGAGCCGCTGCGTCCGCAGGTGGAAACGCTGGGTTTGAAGCAGATCGATCACATCGCGCTGTTCAACAATACCGACCAGCACTGGGATCAGGCCGTCGACCTGCTGCGTCCACAGGGCAAGATTGTGCTACTGGTGGATAATAAGCAGCCGCTGGATCAGTCGTTGATGAAACGCAAGTCGGCAACGATGGTCTGGGAGTTCATGTATACGCGATCGATGTTCCAGACGCCGGATATGATCGAACAGCATCACCTGTTGAGCCGGGTGTCGCAATGGCTGGATGCGGGGAAGCTGCAATGTACCGCGAACGAGTTCCGCTCGCCAATCAATGCAGAGAACCTGCGGTGGGCGCATCAAACCCTGGAAGCGGGGCACACGATTGGGAAGATTGTTCTGAGTGGCTGGGAGTGA
- a CDS encoding sodium/glutamate symporter: MFADFALISVLLVIAHLLRSRLRLLQNLLIPAPILAGFLGLLGGPQLLGWLPFSLTGEGKIAMERYPYELIAILFATLFLGHQPHRPTLRTMLRDVGDTWFYNFAAYIGQFGVALLFGLYVLPLMFPDLNPGFALMMPAGFAGGHGTAAAVSESLQAGGFNDAQSLGFTFATIGLLIGIFGGLTLINIATRRGWTHLVSSAQELPESTRSGFLTPEEQTSMGTSTVSAMSLDPLTWHFAIVMTAFGGAHGIDYLFRHVLESKIILPLFAVALLVSAVLQLVLELCHIGKYVDRQVMARIGSSVSDYLIAFAVASIKISVVVEYMAPWWSCRCSVFSTRLACSGSWGGTCFTTSGSNAASSPTAG; the protein is encoded by the coding sequence ATGTTCGCCGACTTCGCTCTCATCTCGGTATTGCTGGTCATCGCGCATCTTTTACGTTCCCGACTGCGTCTCCTGCAGAATCTGTTGATCCCCGCACCCATCCTGGCCGGCTTTCTCGGACTGCTCGGCGGCCCGCAACTGCTGGGCTGGCTTCCCTTCAGTCTCACCGGGGAAGGCAAGATTGCGATGGAGCGTTATCCCTACGAACTGATCGCGATTCTGTTCGCGACCCTCTTTCTCGGGCATCAGCCCCACCGTCCCACGCTGCGAACCATGCTCCGCGATGTCGGCGATACCTGGTTCTATAACTTCGCTGCCTACATCGGACAGTTCGGCGTCGCCCTCCTGTTCGGTCTGTATGTCCTGCCTTTGATGTTTCCTGATCTCAATCCCGGCTTTGCCCTGATGATGCCCGCCGGCTTCGCGGGGGGACACGGCACTGCAGCCGCGGTCAGCGAATCCCTGCAGGCGGGGGGCTTCAATGATGCACAAAGCCTGGGCTTCACGTTTGCCACGATTGGTCTGCTGATCGGGATCTTCGGCGGTCTGACATTGATCAACATCGCTACTCGACGGGGCTGGACGCACCTGGTCTCTTCCGCACAGGAACTGCCCGAGAGCACCCGCTCCGGTTTTCTCACTCCGGAAGAACAGACCTCAATGGGCACCAGCACTGTCAGTGCCATGTCTCTCGATCCACTTACCTGGCACTTCGCGATTGTGATGACCGCGTTCGGCGGCGCACATGGCATCGATTACCTGTTTCGGCACGTACTCGAATCCAAAATCATTTTGCCCCTGTTCGCAGTGGCACTGCTGGTCAGTGCGGTGTTACAACTGGTGCTCGAACTCTGTCACATCGGCAAATATGTGGATCGTCAGGTGATGGCCCGCATTGGTTCTTCGGTTTCCGACTACCTGATTGCCTTCGCGGTCGCCTCGATCAAAATCAGCGTCGTCGTTGAATACATGGCCCCCTGGTGGTCATGTCGCTGCTCGGTTTTTTCTACGCGATTGGCATGCTCTGGTTCCTGGGGCGGCACCTGTTTCACAACTTCTGGTTCGAACGCAGCATCTTCGCCTACGGCTGGATGA